From a single Gemmatimonadota bacterium genomic region:
- a CDS encoding class I SAM-dependent methyltransferase, with the protein MSVGYYHSLLADEARIRAFQVALTERVHPGDRVLEIGTGLGTFALFAVRAGASRVWAVDTEAIVHVAEAVAAHNGLAGSIQWLRGRVPDVTLPEPVDLLVFEDFSTRLLDCDTWRMLARAQARYLAPEGQMVPDRAELFLAPVSSARLWESLLPLRRDRFEAYGIDWAPTLSYAENTPHAVSLTPEELAAPPVRIASPSLLPVPSAAALGGTATWAFEAPCSVHGLALWFELEVAAGHRVSNRPGPACGPWGQVFLPFAEPLAVAAGSPCIASVAPQPLRDGAPGWLHWEARSGAVCRSGHEFASEPAALDDIFPEEETP; encoded by the coding sequence ATGAGCGTCGGCTACTATCACAGTCTGCTCGCGGACGAAGCCCGCATCCGGGCCTTCCAGGTTGCGCTCACAGAGCGGGTGCACCCGGGCGACCGGGTTCTGGAGATCGGCACGGGGCTCGGCACCTTCGCGCTCTTCGCCGTCCGGGCGGGCGCGAGCCGGGTGTGGGCCGTCGACACCGAGGCCATCGTACACGTCGCTGAGGCCGTAGCGGCGCACAATGGGCTTGCCGGTTCGATCCAGTGGCTGCGCGGCCGTGTGCCGGACGTCACCCTACCGGAGCCGGTGGACCTCCTGGTGTTCGAGGACTTCTCCACCCGGCTGCTGGACTGCGACACCTGGCGTATGCTGGCACGGGCCCAGGCACGCTACCTGGCCCCCGAGGGACAGATGGTCCCCGATCGAGCCGAGTTGTTTCTCGCTCCGGTGTCGTCCGCGCGGTTGTGGGAGTCTCTCCTGCCTCTGCGCCGCGACCGTTTCGAGGCCTACGGCATCGACTGGGCCCCCACCCTTTCCTACGCTGAGAACACGCCGCACGCGGTGTCGCTGACTCCCGAGGAGCTGGCCGCCCCACCGGTGCGGATCGCGTCCCCCTCCCTGCTTCCGGTGCCCTCGGCCGCGGCGCTGGGGGGCACGGCCACCTGGGCGTTCGAGGCTCCCTGTTCGGTGCACGGTCTGGCGCTCTGGTTCGAGCTGGAGGTCGCGGCCGGGCACCGGGTCAGCAACCGCCCGGGACCGGCCTGTGGTCCCTGGGGCCAGGTCTTCCTCCCGTTCGCCGAGCCGTTGGCGGTTGCGGCGGGGAGTCCGTGCATCGCGTCCGTGGCTCCCCAGCCCCTGAGAGACGGCGCCCCTGGATGGCTGCATTGGGAGGCACGGAGCGGCGCGGTGTGCCGCAGCGGCCACGAATTCGCTTCGGAGCCGGCAGCGCTCGATGATATCTTCCCGGAGGAGGAGACACCGTGA
- a CDS encoding putative metal-dependent hydrolase: MTDDLERLRYPVGKFAPRALDASAERSLIDALAAQPAAVASAVTGLDEQQLDTPYRPGGWTVRQVVHHLPDSHLNAYVRMKKAVTEDTPLISTYEEARWAELPDSQLPIDVSLRLLAVLHERWIAFLRGLAPEQLSRTFRHPEWNEISVRVTLQLYEWHGRHHIAHITALREREGW, translated from the coding sequence ATGACCGACGACCTCGAACGACTCCGCTACCCGGTCGGAAAGTTCGCGCCCCGCGCGCTGGACGCTTCCGCCGAACGCTCCCTGATCGATGCGCTCGCCGCTCAGCCGGCGGCCGTGGCCTCCGCGGTGACCGGACTCGACGAGCAACAGCTCGACACTCCCTATCGCCCAGGGGGATGGACGGTGCGGCAGGTGGTGCATCACCTACCGGACAGTCACCTGAACGCCTATGTGCGCATGAAGAAGGCCGTGACGGAAGACACGCCGCTGATCAGCACGTACGAGGAGGCGCGCTGGGCCGAGTTGCCCGACAGCCAGCTCCCCATCGACGTGTCGCTACGCCTGCTGGCGGTTCTGCACGAGCGGTGGATCGCCTTCCTGCGCGGACTGGCCCCGGAGCAGCTGAGCCGCACGTTCCGACATCCGGAGTGGAACGAGATCTCGGTGCGCGTCACGCTGCAGCTCTACGAATGGCACGGTCGACACCACATCGCGCACATCACTGCCCTCCGTGAGCGGGAGGGGTGGTGA
- a CDS encoding amidohydrolase: MEAGAWRTRVAGVLAGLGTLALSLALAGSCAPTGRTADLVLTNGHVVTADDERPEVQAVAVSGHTILDVGSNEEMAAYVGDGTEVVDLQGRLMIPGFIEGHGHFLSLGRSRMILDLTSATSWDEIVAMVAAAAERAAPGEWINGRGWHQEKWTSVPTPNVDGVPLHTALSAVSPDNPVLLGHASGHAAFVNARALEAAGIDATTADPAGGTIVRDAAGEATGLLRETAQRLVSGAQARAESGRSDDERARDFAERVRLAGEEALAHGVTSFHDAGSSFAEIEAFRRMDREGTLPVRLYVMVRRESNEDMAAHLAEYRVLPEGNGHLTVRAIKRQIDGALGSHGAWLLEPYEDLPSSTGLVLEDVEEIRRTAEIAIQNGFQVNTHAIGDRANREVLDIYEDVFARNPTATDLRWRIEHAQHLHPDDVRRFADLGVIASMQGVHATSDGPWIPRRLGEWRSRTGAYLWRSLIDAGVVVTNGTDVPVERIDPVANFYSSVSRMTGEGQRFYPDQKMTRMEALRSYTINNAFAEFAEDRKGTITPGKLADLTVLSGDLMTLPEEDIPHAKVDLTIVGGEIRYRRPGADR; the protein is encoded by the coding sequence GTGGAAGCAGGAGCCTGGCGGACCCGCGTGGCTGGCGTGCTGGCGGGCCTGGGGACCCTGGCGCTCAGCCTGGCGCTGGCCGGGTCCTGCGCGCCTACGGGGCGCACGGCGGACCTGGTCCTGACCAACGGGCATGTGGTGACCGCGGATGACGAGCGGCCCGAGGTGCAGGCCGTGGCGGTCTCCGGACACACGATCCTGGACGTGGGCTCCAACGAGGAAATGGCGGCCTACGTCGGGGACGGCACCGAGGTCGTCGATCTCCAGGGGCGACTCATGATCCCCGGCTTCATCGAGGGCCACGGTCATTTCCTGTCGCTGGGCCGCTCCCGGATGATCCTCGACCTCACCAGCGCGACCAGCTGGGACGAGATCGTGGCGATGGTGGCGGCCGCGGCCGAACGCGCCGCTCCTGGGGAATGGATCAACGGACGTGGCTGGCATCAAGAGAAGTGGACGTCGGTGCCGACGCCCAACGTGGATGGTGTTCCGCTTCACACGGCATTGAGCGCGGTCAGCCCCGACAACCCCGTACTGCTCGGACATGCCAGTGGCCACGCCGCGTTCGTCAACGCACGGGCGCTGGAGGCCGCGGGCATCGATGCGACTACGGCGGATCCCGCGGGAGGCACCATTGTGCGGGATGCGGCGGGCGAGGCGACGGGACTGCTGCGTGAAACCGCGCAGAGGCTGGTGAGTGGCGCGCAGGCGCGAGCGGAGTCGGGCCGCAGTGACGACGAGCGCGCCCGTGACTTCGCGGAGCGCGTACGGTTGGCCGGGGAGGAAGCGCTGGCCCACGGCGTCACCTCGTTCCACGACGCTGGATCCAGCTTCGCGGAGATCGAAGCGTTTCGACGAATGGACCGGGAAGGCACGCTGCCCGTCCGCCTGTACGTGATGGTCCGGCGCGAGTCCAACGAAGACATGGCCGCCCACCTCGCCGAGTACCGCGTCCTGCCGGAAGGGAACGGGCACCTGACGGTACGGGCCATCAAGCGGCAGATCGACGGCGCCCTCGGCTCGCACGGTGCCTGGCTGTTGGAGCCCTACGAAGACCTTCCCTCGTCGACGGGGCTGGTGCTGGAGGACGTCGAGGAGATCCGGCGCACGGCGGAGATCGCCATCCAGAACGGCTTCCAGGTCAACACCCACGCCATCGGGGACCGTGCCAATCGGGAAGTCCTCGACATCTACGAGGACGTCTTCGCGCGAAACCCGACCGCCACCGACCTGCGCTGGCGCATCGAGCACGCGCAACACCTGCACCCGGACGACGTGCGGCGCTTCGCGGACCTTGGCGTGATCGCTTCCATGCAGGGCGTGCACGCCACTTCGGACGGTCCCTGGATCCCCAGACGACTCGGGGAGTGGCGCTCACGCACCGGCGCCTATCTCTGGCGCTCGCTCATCGACGCTGGTGTGGTCGTGACCAACGGCACCGATGTTCCGGTAGAACGCATCGATCCGGTTGCCAACTTCTATTCGAGCGTGTCGCGCATGACCGGCGAAGGACAACGCTTCTATCCCGACCAGAAGATGACGCGCATGGAAGCGCTGCGGTCCTACACCATCAACAACGCCTTCGCTGAGTTCGCTGAGGACCGCAAAGGAACGATCACCCCGGGGAAGCTCGCGGATCTGACCGTGCTCTCCGGCGACCTCATGACCCTCCCCGAGGAAGACATCCCCCACGCAAAGGTGGATCTGACGATCGTGGGAGGGGAGATCCGCTACCGGCGACCGGGAGCCGACCGATGA
- a CDS encoding DUF1207 domain-containing protein, which produces MSRQTAFLLVCTASLCLAVPAAAQEPAEHCTATHDYRRIYAFQDYQYFKPPIADVRSPKFSARAYRDEALPFTSSTADGDHRFFDVSLGEHFPVLGANFYRDPPENCMEVRGLALALEASAHTLIDLDTRSSDVVNTDFRVGAALVIRPLTHWSLLWRFFHESTHLGDEFTLGAVVDSTFIRYNVSYEAHEALLAYDRYSPDQVTSIVPVYGRIYGGGRRYVQGFAKDWDGTFPAFEPDKPPLRLASLWEAQGGLEVFWRLFPDDDHPARVRDSFLDHMVKPQLLYLAGDVANRSRYATTAPVRTPWVHLAAGLVYGDFFQAERSVRWTLDFYDGPQPHGQFRSGDIRYWAVSFAIDF; this is translated from the coding sequence ATGAGTCGCCAGACCGCATTTCTTCTCGTGTGCACCGCCTCGCTGTGCCTTGCCGTCCCAGCGGCCGCCCAGGAGCCGGCCGAGCACTGCACGGCGACCCACGACTACCGGCGCATCTACGCGTTCCAGGACTACCAGTACTTCAAGCCACCGATTGCGGACGTGCGATCGCCGAAATTCTCGGCGCGCGCCTACCGGGACGAGGCCCTGCCCTTCACCTCGAGCACCGCCGATGGGGACCATCGGTTCTTCGACGTCTCGCTCGGCGAACATTTCCCCGTGCTGGGCGCCAACTTCTACCGAGACCCGCCCGAGAACTGCATGGAGGTGCGGGGCCTGGCCCTGGCACTGGAGGCGTCGGCGCACACGCTGATCGATCTCGACACGCGCTCTTCGGATGTGGTCAACACCGATTTCAGGGTCGGCGCGGCCCTGGTCATCCGACCGCTGACGCACTGGTCGCTCCTGTGGCGTTTCTTCCACGAGAGCACCCACCTCGGGGACGAGTTCACCTTGGGAGCCGTGGTCGACTCCACCTTCATCCGCTACAACGTCAGCTACGAGGCCCACGAAGCCCTCCTGGCCTATGACCGCTACTCCCCGGATCAGGTGACCTCCATCGTCCCGGTCTACGGCCGGATCTATGGTGGGGGGCGGCGCTATGTGCAGGGATTCGCGAAGGACTGGGACGGGACCTTCCCAGCCTTCGAGCCGGACAAGCCCCCGCTGCGATTGGCAAGCCTTTGGGAGGCGCAAGGCGGCCTCGAGGTATTCTGGCGGCTTTTCCCCGACGACGACCATCCGGCGCGCGTCCGCGACTCCTTCCTCGACCACATGGTCAAGCCGCAGCTCCTCTACCTGGCCGGGGACGTGGCCAACCGGTCGCGCTACGCCACCACCGCGCCCGTCCGCACGCCCTGGGTGCACCTGGCGGCCGGCTTGGTGTACGGAGATTTTTTCCAGGCTGAGCGATCCGTGCGGTGGACCCTGGACTTCTACGATGGACCCCAGCCTCACGGGCAGTTCCGGTCTGGCGACATCCGTTACTGGGCGGTCTCCTTCGCCATCGACTTCTGA
- a CDS encoding rhomboid family intramembrane serine protease, with translation MTPWVMRLLVANVVVFFATQAAPQLRLVLAFQPLAFASTPWTLFTYMFVHANGWHLLFNMIGLFFFGPRLELRLGSRSFLWLYFLAGLGGALFSFLEPRAAVIGASAAVYGVLLGFAYFWPRELIYIWGVLPVQAWMLASFFVFVSLWSGVSGVRDGTAHFAHLGGLATGFLYLWFAEQRRKARVKAFRPDPVNHGSRFQTPGSRERDALVRWRAIDRSQLHALNRDEVEQLLDRAESEGVGSLSSDERAFLDRMSGVP, from the coding sequence ATGACGCCCTGGGTGATGCGACTCCTGGTCGCCAACGTGGTGGTCTTCTTCGCCACCCAGGCCGCTCCCCAGCTCCGCCTCGTCCTGGCCTTCCAGCCGCTTGCCTTCGCGTCCACGCCGTGGACCCTGTTCACGTACATGTTCGTGCACGCGAACGGGTGGCACCTGCTGTTCAACATGATCGGCCTGTTCTTCTTCGGACCTCGGTTGGAGCTGCGACTGGGGAGCCGAAGCTTTCTGTGGCTGTATTTCCTGGCCGGGTTGGGTGGCGCGCTGTTCTCCTTCCTCGAGCCACGGGCGGCGGTGATCGGCGCCTCGGCGGCGGTGTACGGCGTCCTTCTGGGCTTCGCGTACTTCTGGCCCCGGGAATTGATCTACATCTGGGGCGTGTTGCCGGTACAGGCTTGGATGCTGGCCAGCTTCTTCGTTTTCGTGAGTCTCTGGAGCGGGGTATCCGGTGTGCGGGACGGTACGGCGCACTTCGCGCATCTGGGTGGGCTGGCCACCGGCTTCCTGTACCTCTGGTTCGCGGAGCAGCGGCGCAAGGCGCGGGTGAAGGCCTTTCGGCCGGATCCGGTCAACCACGGGTCGCGCTTCCAGACGCCTGGCTCGCGGGAGCGGGACGCGTTGGTTCGTTGGCGGGCCATCGACCGCAGCCAGCTGCACGCCTTGAACCGGGACGAGGTGGAGCAGCTCCTGGACCGGGCCGAGAGCGAGGGAGTGGGCAGCCTCTCGTCCGACGAGCGGGCGTTCCTGGACCGGATGTCAGGCGTGCCCTGA
- a CDS encoding PqqD family protein, with translation MSSPSHPAAEPDARPRGRSDVVFRPLKDEWVILDPTTDRVHVLNLAAAMVWLCCDGTRTRDAIARAIWEDFDGRPSLEGIRADVDAALANLDAQGLLR, from the coding sequence ATGTCGTCGCCTTCCCATCCCGCAGCGGAGCCGGATGCCCGTCCGCGGGGCCGCTCCGATGTGGTCTTCCGCCCCCTAAAGGACGAGTGGGTCATCCTGGATCCGACCACGGACCGGGTGCACGTGCTCAACCTCGCGGCGGCCATGGTATGGCTCTGCTGCGACGGCACGCGCACCCGCGACGCCATCGCTCGGGCGATCTGGGAGGACTTCGACGGTCGACCTTCGCTCGAGGGCATACGCGCCGACGTGGACGCCGCGCTGGCGAACCTGGACGCCCAGGGACTCCTGCGATGA
- a CDS encoding N(4)-(beta-N-acetylglucosaminyl)-L-asparaginase, which yields MRRRTFLTSTTALGLGAALPTTPYAHERKAPEVLVRRAVDPIVIADSSGYKFKNGGPRNAVEEAFLRIERGEDVLDALIAGVNIPELDPEETGIGYGGLPNELGVVQLDASCMHGPRRQAGGVAALEGIRTPSKVAKAVMELTDHHLLVGRGAQEFARKLGFTVEEDLNTERSRALWLEWKRRVDPEHYPDPESRRRVGYEAGLDMVREGLLDGDSFWGTINCNGLGPDGSLCGVTTTSGLAWKIPGRVGDSPILGAGLYVADGVGAAGSTGRGEANLYNLSSFLIVEQLRQGMHPKDAGMFALRRIQENTVESRLLNDRGLPAFDIRFFVIDAQGRHAGVALYGSGESTYALCTAHGSEAPRLEGLLEGSPLDR from the coding sequence ATGCGGCGCAGAACCTTTCTCACTTCGACCACCGCTCTCGGTCTGGGAGCTGCGCTTCCGACCACACCCTATGCGCACGAACGGAAAGCGCCCGAGGTGCTCGTGCGTCGCGCGGTGGATCCGATCGTCATCGCGGATTCCAGCGGCTACAAGTTCAAGAACGGAGGGCCGCGTAACGCCGTGGAAGAGGCGTTCCTCCGCATCGAGCGGGGAGAAGACGTTCTCGACGCCCTGATCGCCGGGGTCAACATCCCAGAACTCGATCCCGAGGAAACGGGAATCGGCTACGGCGGCCTTCCCAACGAGTTGGGCGTGGTCCAACTGGACGCCTCCTGCATGCACGGGCCGCGCAGACAAGCGGGAGGCGTGGCCGCGCTGGAGGGCATCCGCACGCCGTCCAAGGTGGCCAAGGCCGTCATGGAGCTGACCGACCACCACCTTCTCGTGGGCCGGGGCGCGCAGGAGTTCGCGCGCAAGCTCGGCTTCACCGTCGAGGAGGACCTGAACACCGAGCGATCCCGGGCACTGTGGTTGGAGTGGAAGCGCCGGGTGGATCCCGAGCACTATCCCGATCCGGAATCGCGCAGGCGGGTGGGCTACGAGGCGGGTCTCGACATGGTGCGCGAGGGACTCCTGGACGGCGATTCGTTCTGGGGCACGATCAACTGCAACGGCCTGGGCCCGGACGGCTCCCTGTGCGGCGTCACCACGACCAGCGGCCTCGCGTGGAAGATCCCCGGACGAGTCGGCGATTCACCGATTCTGGGAGCGGGGCTCTACGTCGCCGACGGCGTGGGGGCCGCCGGGTCCACCGGGCGCGGGGAGGCCAACCTCTACAACCTCTCGTCCTTCCTCATCGTCGAGCAGCTCCGACAGGGGATGCACCCGAAGGACGCTGGCATGTTCGCGTTGAGGCGGATCCAGGAAAACACCGTGGAGAGTCGGTTGCTCAACGATCGCGGCCTGCCCGCCTTCGACATCCGCTTCTTCGTGATCGATGCACAGGGGCGGCACGCAGGTGTCGCCCTGTATGGCAGCGGGGAGAGCACCTACGCGCTGTGCACCGCGCACGGATCGGAGGCACCCCGGCTGGAAGGGCTGTTGGAAGGGTCCCCGCTGGACCGGTGA
- a CDS encoding RidA family protein — MKNAGALLAACVVLLGACTVERREEVPGATRTPPRAEKEIIQVPGVARLPVFSPAVRVGELLFLSGQIGTAGGELKVVDGGVGAETRQTLENIRAVLAAAGATMEDIVKCTVFLADIADYPAMNEAYLEFFPSDPPARSAMAGSGLALGARVEIECIARAP, encoded by the coding sequence ATGAAGAACGCGGGTGCATTGCTCGCTGCGTGCGTGGTGTTGCTGGGGGCCTGCACCGTGGAGAGGCGGGAGGAGGTGCCCGGCGCCACGCGCACGCCCCCCCGCGCCGAAAAGGAGATCATCCAGGTTCCAGGCGTGGCTCGGCTGCCGGTGTTCTCTCCGGCGGTGCGCGTCGGCGAGCTGCTGTTCCTGTCCGGACAGATCGGCACGGCGGGAGGCGAGCTGAAGGTCGTGGACGGGGGCGTCGGTGCCGAGACGCGGCAGACCCTGGAGAACATCCGGGCCGTGCTGGCTGCCGCCGGTGCCACGATGGAAGACATCGTCAAATGTACGGTGTTCCTTGCCGACATCGCGGACTACCCTGCGATGAACGAGGCCTACCTCGAGTTCTTTCCCTCCGATCCGCCGGCGCGCTCCGCCATGGCGGGCAGCGGGCTGGCGCTTGGTGCCCGCGTGGAGATCGAGTGTATCGCGCGCGCGCCCTGA
- a CDS encoding cyanophycinase: protein MCRTTTDRFRGALSIAALPVGLIAGMGTGPLTAQTVGPEHGSLVIVGGGLTDPAIWQRFVELAGGPQSHIVVIPTAGGEDDYDQYYPGLDPLRAAGANDLTVLHTYDRSEADQETFVEPLRRATGVWFPGGRQWRLADAYLGTRVQEELERLLQRGGVIGGSSAGATIQGSYLVRGDTESNEIMMGDHEVGFGFLRNAGIDQHLLRRNRHFDLIEVIRAKPELLGIGIDENTAIVVQGDEFEVMGRGYVAIYDRQSQIDTGGEFYFLAPGDHFDLAARLAARPAVRNQPLPRIEKKPWPSGAPR, encoded by the coding sequence ATGTGCCGAACGACGACTGACCGCTTCCGAGGGGCCCTGTCGATCGCCGCCCTCCCGGTGGGGCTGATCGCGGGGATGGGCACCGGGCCGCTGACGGCCCAGACGGTGGGCCCTGAGCACGGCTCGCTCGTCATCGTCGGTGGGGGCCTGACCGACCCCGCCATCTGGCAGCGATTCGTGGAGCTGGCCGGGGGCCCGCAGTCCCACATCGTGGTGATTCCAACGGCGGGCGGGGAGGACGACTACGACCAGTACTATCCCGGGCTGGACCCGCTACGCGCCGCCGGCGCCAACGACCTGACGGTCCTGCACACCTACGACCGGAGCGAAGCGGACCAGGAGACGTTCGTGGAGCCCCTGAGGCGAGCCACCGGTGTCTGGTTCCCGGGCGGACGCCAGTGGCGCCTGGCCGACGCCTATCTCGGCACCCGGGTCCAGGAGGAGCTGGAACGCCTCCTGCAGCGGGGCGGCGTGATCGGTGGCTCTTCCGCAGGCGCCACCATCCAGGGCTCCTACCTGGTACGCGGCGACACCGAGAGCAACGAGATCATGATGGGGGACCACGAGGTGGGCTTCGGCTTCCTGCGGAACGCGGGGATCGACCAGCACCTCCTGCGCCGCAACCGGCACTTCGATCTGATCGAGGTGATCCGCGCCAAGCCCGAGCTCCTGGGGATCGGCATCGACGAGAACACCGCCATTGTCGTCCAGGGAGACGAATTCGAGGTCATGGGACGCGGGTACGTCGCCATCTACGATCGGCAGAGTCAGATCGACACGGGTGGAGAGTTCTATTTCCTGGCGCCCGGGGACCACTTCGATCTGGCCGCTCGACTGGCCGCGCGTCCCGCGGTGCGCAATCAACCTCTGCCGCGCATCGAGAAGAAGCCTTGGCCTTCAGGGGCTCCACGGTGA